In a genomic window of Anoxybacter fermentans:
- the hslU gene encoding ATP-dependent protease ATPase subunit HslU gives MEELTPRQIVEELDKYIVGQHQAKRSVAIALRNRYRRKKLPPDLRDEVVPKNILMIGPTGVGKTEIARRLARLAKAPFIKVEVTKFTEVGYVGRDVESMIRDLVEVAIRMVKKERMVEVEDKALQLAEERIVDILLPMPSPKKKNPLNMFFGNYNEPSHEEDEEAYSRIKERRARLLERLRNGELEDKIIEIEVEQQSAPMIEIFSGAGIEELGINFQDIFGGMFPSKKKKRKVTIKEAREILKQEEAQKLIDMDDVSMEAIRRVEESGIVFLDEIDKIAGRESGRGPDVSREGVQRDILPIVEGSTVMTKYGPVKTDHILFIAAGAFHLSKPSDLIPELQGRFPIRVELTSLSEEDFRQILTEPENALIKQYKALLATEGIEIEFTPEAIKELARIAFVVNEQTENIGARRLHTILEKLLEELSFEAPDLKTKQVTIDVNYVKQQLGDVVKDKDLSKYIL, from the coding sequence ATGGAAGAATTAACCCCACGACAGATTGTTGAAGAATTGGATAAATATATTGTTGGTCAACACCAGGCCAAAAGGTCTGTAGCTATAGCTTTAAGGAATCGCTATCGTCGTAAAAAATTACCTCCAGATTTGAGAGATGAAGTAGTACCAAAAAATATTTTGATGATAGGACCTACTGGTGTAGGTAAGACAGAGATTGCTCGTCGTCTGGCTCGACTTGCAAAAGCACCTTTTATTAAAGTTGAGGTTACAAAGTTTACTGAAGTAGGTTATGTGGGTCGGGATGTAGAGTCAATGATCCGGGATCTGGTAGAGGTAGCTATTAGAATGGTTAAAAAAGAACGGATGGTAGAAGTGGAAGATAAAGCATTACAGCTTGCAGAAGAACGGATAGTTGATATATTACTACCTATGCCTTCACCAAAGAAAAAAAATCCGCTTAATATGTTTTTTGGTAATTATAATGAACCTTCTCATGAAGAAGATGAAGAAGCTTATTCCCGGATAAAAGAGCGGAGAGCCAGACTTTTAGAGAGGCTTAGAAATGGTGAATTGGAAGATAAGATTATAGAAATTGAAGTAGAACAACAGAGTGCGCCGATGATTGAAATCTTTTCTGGTGCCGGTATTGAAGAATTAGGAATTAATTTTCAGGACATTTTTGGCGGGATGTTTCCGTCAAAAAAGAAGAAAAGAAAAGTTACTATTAAAGAGGCAAGGGAAATTTTAAAGCAGGAAGAAGCACAAAAACTTATTGATATGGATGACGTCTCTATGGAAGCTATTCGCCGTGTAGAAGAATCGGGAATTGTTTTTTTAGATGAGATTGATAAAATTGCAGGAAGAGAATCGGGTCGTGGACCTGATGTTTCCAGAGAAGGAGTACAGAGGGATATTTTACCCATTGTTGAAGGATCAACGGTAATGACCAAATATGGTCCCGTTAAAACCGATCATATTTTATTTATTGCTGCTGGGGCTTTTCATCTTTCCAAGCCATCTGATTTGATTCCCGAATTACAGGGTCGTTTTCCCATTCGAGTGGAATTGACCAGTCTTTCTGAAGAGGATTTTAGACAAATTTTAACTGAACCGGAAAATGCCTTGATTAAACAATATAAAGCACTTTTAGCTACAGAGGGTATTGAAATTGAATTTACACCGGAAGCAATAAAGGAATTGGCTCGAATTGCTTTTGTTGTTAACGAACAGACAGAAAATATTGGAGCAAGACGCCTTCATACTATTTTGGAAAAACTTTTAGAAGAGCTGTCTTTTGAAGCTCCTGATTTGAAGACAAAACAGGTTACTATTGATGTTAATTATGTTAAACAGCAGTTAGGAGATGTAGTGAAAGATAAAGATTTAAGTAAATATATCCTTTAA
- the codY gene encoding GTP-sensing pleiotropic transcriptional regulator CodY — MKTLLNKTRQINRLIQRSAGQPVDFTEMAMVLSKSINCNVYVVSAKGKILGYQLLDEFECSLMFEEVINKGYFPEDYNNRLLRITETKSNIEAKQGKCVFKNEEKCIFTQKLTTIVPVVGGGDRLGTLVLARFGEPFNEGDLILAEYGATVVGMEILRSRAEKIEEEARKKAAVQIALETLSYSELEAIEHIFEELDGDEGLLVASKIADRVGITRSVIVNALRKFESAGVIESRSLGMKGTYIKVLNDRLLDELEKIKSKK; from the coding sequence ATGAAGACTTTATTAAATAAAACCAGGCAAATTAATCGATTAATTCAGCGGTCTGCTGGTCAACCTGTTGATTTTACTGAAATGGCAATGGTATTGAGTAAATCTATCAATTGTAATGTTTATGTGGTTAGTGCAAAAGGTAAAATACTGGGCTATCAGCTTTTAGATGAGTTTGAATGTAGTTTGATGTTTGAAGAAGTAATAAACAAAGGGTATTTCCCTGAAGATTACAACAATCGGCTTTTAAGAATTACTGAGACAAAATCAAACATTGAAGCAAAACAGGGCAAGTGTGTTTTTAAGAATGAGGAAAAATGTATTTTTACTCAAAAGTTAACTACCATTGTTCCTGTAGTCGGTGGTGGTGATCGACTGGGAACTTTGGTTCTGGCTCGTTTTGGTGAACCTTTTAATGAAGGTGATTTGATTCTAGCTGAATATGGTGCAACAGTGGTTGGAATGGAGATACTCCGCTCTAGAGCTGAAAAAATAGAAGAAGAAGCCCGGAAAAAGGCTGCAGTTCAGATTGCTTTAGAGACTCTCTCTTATTCCGAGTTAGAAGCTATTGAACACATCTTTGAAGAACTCGATGGTGATGAAGGATTACTTGTGGCAAGTAAGATTGCGGATCGGGTTGGAATTACTCGTTCAGTTATTGTGAATGCACTCCGTAAGTTTGAAAGTGCTGGTGTAATTGAGTCCCGCTCTCTGGGAATGAAGGGCACTTATATAAAGGTTTTAAATGATAGACTTTTGGATGAATTAGAGAAAATTAAAAGTAAAAAGTAA
- a CDS encoding response regulator: MSKTVLIVDDAAFMRMMIKNILTEAGYEVVAEAENGKQAVEKYNELRPDLVTMDITMPEMDGITAVKEIMAIDSNAKIIMCSAMGQQAMVIEAIQSGAKDFIVKPFKNERVLEAVKKILG; this comes from the coding sequence ATGTCGAAAACCGTTTTAATTGTTGATGATGCAGCATTTATGAGAATGATGATTAAAAACATTTTAACAGAAGCGGGTTATGAGGTGGTAGCAGAAGCGGAAAATGGTAAGCAGGCGGTTGAAAAGTATAATGAATTAAGACCAGACCTGGTTACTATGGATATAACAATGCCAGAAATGGACGGGATTACTGCAGTTAAAGAAATTATGGCTATCGATAGTAATGCAAAGATCATTATGTGCAGTGCTATGGGCCAACAGGCAATGGTAATCGAAGCAATTCAATCGGGTGCCAAAGATTTTATTGTTAAACCTTTCAAAAATGAACGTGTTCTGGAAGCGGTGAAAAAGATACTGGGATAA
- a CDS encoding chemotaxis protein CheA, with protein sequence MSQYLRMFLDESEEYLQSLNQNLLELENNPNDEQLINEIFRAAHSLKGMAATMGFDKMANLTHEMENVLDRIRAKKLVLKTEIVDILFICLDRLEKLVKEIATSGNEASDVEDIVLRLQNIKNEETSSKNSIIDDNFFDLESEEKDQILQYLKKGYFCYLLDVELVEGCLLKSVRGFMVIKSLKEIGIVIKSIPSLKDIEDEKFDYQFKVLYITKESEKEIRETVTDIIDVKGVTITRITEEDLEGQSVISTAEMEIAVTEEKIETEETPQIDRKTSQDIKVSPTIRVDIDKLDSLMNLVAELLINKTRLEEICNRMNFSNELLNDILQQLDRVTMNLQHTVMQVRMVPIERIFNRFPRMVRDLSKELNKKVNLIIEGAETELDRSIIDSLGDPLVHLLRNAIDHGIEDPETRRRLGKPEIAELRLTASQKGNEILIQVIDDGRGLDPDKIGRKGIERGLITKEEFDKMSDQEKINLIFRPGFSTSDTISDISGRGVGLDVVKRTVESLDGHIDIDTEIGKGTTFNISLPLTLAITQALLVKICDETYAIPLSVIVEAEDITPDRIQMVQGQEVFLLRGHMIPLVWSHKLLGLPVPDLNEVDQLSVVVIRTGKKYVGLIVTELINQQDIVIKSLGEFLINTPHISGATILGDGEVALILDVRNIA encoded by the coding sequence ATGTCTCAATATTTACGAATGTTTCTGGATGAATCTGAAGAATATCTTCAGTCTTTAAACCAGAATTTGCTAGAACTTGAAAATAATCCCAATGATGAACAATTGATAAATGAAATCTTTCGTGCTGCCCATTCTTTAAAAGGTATGGCTGCCACAATGGGTTTTGATAAAATGGCTAATTTAACTCATGAAATGGAAAATGTTTTGGACCGGATTCGGGCAAAGAAACTGGTTTTGAAGACGGAGATAGTGGATATTCTTTTTATTTGTCTGGATCGGCTGGAAAAATTGGTTAAAGAGATTGCTACCTCCGGTAATGAAGCCAGTGATGTAGAAGATATCGTTTTAAGGCTTCAAAATATCAAAAATGAAGAAACTTCTTCAAAAAATTCTATTATAGATGATAACTTTTTTGATTTAGAATCTGAAGAAAAGGATCAAATTTTACAATACTTAAAAAAGGGTTATTTTTGTTATCTCCTTGATGTAGAATTGGTAGAGGGTTGTTTATTAAAATCAGTACGTGGTTTTATGGTTATCAAAAGCTTAAAAGAAATTGGAATTGTGATTAAAAGCATTCCTTCTCTTAAGGATATTGAAGATGAAAAGTTTGATTACCAGTTTAAGGTTCTTTATATTACTAAAGAATCTGAAAAAGAAATTAGGGAAACTGTAACTGATATAATTGATGTAAAAGGTGTTACGATAACCCGGATTACAGAAGAGGATCTGGAAGGTCAGAGTGTTATATCAACTGCCGAAATGGAAATTGCTGTAACAGAGGAAAAGATAGAAACAGAAGAGACACCTCAAATAGATCGGAAGACTAGTCAGGATATCAAAGTTTCACCTACAATCCGGGTTGATATTGATAAATTGGACAGTTTGATGAATTTGGTTGCAGAACTTTTGATTAATAAAACCCGTTTAGAAGAGATTTGCAATCGTATGAACTTTAGTAATGAACTTTTAAATGACATTTTGCAACAATTAGATCGGGTTACCATGAATCTTCAACATACAGTTATGCAGGTTCGAATGGTGCCCATTGAGCGGATTTTTAATCGTTTTCCCCGCATGGTTCGTGATTTATCCAAAGAGTTAAATAAAAAGGTTAATTTGATTATTGAAGGTGCTGAGACCGAACTGGATCGTTCAATTATAGATAGTTTAGGTGATCCGCTGGTTCATTTACTTAGAAATGCCATAGATCATGGAATTGAAGATCCTGAGACCCGGAGAAGGTTAGGTAAACCTGAAATAGCTGAGCTGCGTCTGACTGCATCTCAAAAGGGTAATGAAATTCTTATTCAGGTCATTGATGATGGTCGCGGTCTCGATCCTGATAAGATTGGGAGGAAAGGTATTGAGCGAGGGCTTATTACTAAAGAAGAGTTTGATAAGATGAGTGATCAGGAAAAGATTAACCTGATCTTTAGACCGGGCTTTAGTACCTCTGATACTATTTCTGATATTTCAGGCCGGGGTGTTGGTCTGGATGTTGTTAAAAGGACTGTTGAATCTTTAGATGGACATATCGATATTGATACAGAAATAGGTAAAGGGACAACCTTTAACATTTCATTGCCGTTAACTCTGGCTATTACCCAGGCGCTTTTAGTTAAAATTTGTGATGAAACTTATGCAATTCCGTTATCGGTAATTGTAGAAGCTGAGGATATTACTCCAGATCGGATACAAATGGTTCAGGGTCAAGAAGTATTTCTCTTGAGGGGTCATATGATTCCTCTGGTCTGGTCTCACAAATTGTTGGGATTACCGGTACCTGATCTGAATGAAGTAGATCAGCTTTCTGTTGTTGTAATCAGAACGGGCAAAAAGTATGTGGGATTGATTGTTACAGAATTAATTAACCAGCAAGATATTGTTATTAAATCACTGGGTGAATTTTTAATTAATACACCTCATATCAGTGGAGCTACTATTTTGGGTGATGGAGAAGTAGCTTTAATTCTGGATGTACGTAATATTGCTTAA
- a CDS encoding chemotaxis protein CheW, with translation MTEKKAESLRRQQYVVFQIDNEEFGVEILQTKEIHPYTKITRVPNAPHFVKGVINIRGEIIPVVDLRDRFGLKKSEIQKNTRIITVLVRDYEVGLLVDSVKEVLWIDDSAIEPPPSVAGGIEKEYLKGVGKIGDRLIVLLNIEKILNLEMPNVTDEVQVS, from the coding sequence ATGACTGAAAAAAAGGCTGAGAGTTTGAGACGTCAGCAGTATGTAGTCTTTCAAATTGATAATGAAGAGTTTGGTGTTGAGATTTTGCAGACCAAAGAAATACATCCCTATACAAAAATCACTCGTGTTCCTAATGCTCCCCATTTTGTAAAGGGTGTTATCAATATTCGTGGTGAAATAATTCCTGTTGTAGATTTGCGAGATCGCTTTGGATTGAAAAAATCTGAAATTCAAAAAAATACTAGAATTATTACTGTTTTAGTTAGAGATTATGAGGTTGGTCTTTTGGTCGATAGTGTAAAAGAAGTACTCTGGATTGATGATAGCGCCATTGAGCCACCTCCGTCTGTAGCCGGTGGGATAGAGAAAGAATATCTAAAGGGAGTTGGGAAGATCGGTGACCGATTAATCGTTCTTCTTAATATTGAAAAAATTCTTAACTTGGAAATGCCAAATGTAACTGATGAAGTTCAGGTGAGTTAA
- a CDS encoding chemotaxis protein CheC, with protein MDNILSVTDLSPIQLDALREVGNIGAGNAATAFAQFLGRKIDMTVPKVMIVELSEVPELFGGPDVPVAGVSLRVMGEAPGHMLFLLERSSAFKLIEVLGLGNKRNSFSDMEISALKEIVNILSGSYLTAFNQVTGFSLIQSVPAFAMDMAGAILGTFMIEFGQIGDYGLLVETEFHVDGEEISGNFFLIPGQDSLRTIITALGLEAYYESNSC; from the coding sequence ATGGATAATATTTTATCTGTCACGGATCTTTCACCGATTCAATTAGATGCCCTACGAGAGGTTGGAAATATTGGTGCTGGAAATGCAGCTACAGCGTTTGCACAATTTTTAGGAAGAAAAATAGATATGACTGTTCCAAAAGTTATGATTGTTGAACTATCTGAAGTACCGGAACTCTTTGGAGGGCCAGATGTACCTGTTGCAGGTGTTAGTTTACGGGTTATGGGGGAAGCTCCGGGACATATGCTTTTTTTACTTGAGCGGAGTAGTGCTTTTAAATTAATAGAAGTTCTTGGGCTTGGAAATAAAAGAAATTCTTTTTCAGATATGGAAATTTCTGCTTTGAAAGAGATTGTAAATATTCTGTCTGGATCATATCTAACTGCTTTTAATCAGGTTACAGGATTTTCGTTAATTCAATCTGTTCCCGCTTTTGCAATGGATATGGCAGGAGCCATTTTAGGGACATTTATGATTGAATTTGGCCAGATTGGAGATTATGGGCTACTGGTAGAGACGGAATTTCATGTAGATGGTGAGGAGATCAGCGGTAACTTTTTTTTAATTCCTGGTCAGGATTCTTTACGTACAATTATTACAGCACTGGGGTTGGAGGCTTATTATGAAAGTAATTCGTGTTAA
- a CDS encoding chemotaxis protein CheD: MKVIRVKMADLNVAQSPDMLITSGLGSCVGVVLYDEGKKIGGMAHVMLPDSSSMRNKTNLAKYADTAMDLLLEKLLKMGADKKRLWAKMAGGAQMFQFNSENDLMKIGARNTEAVKKKLKEFNIPLIAEDIGGSHGRTMEFYTETGKVIIKSVKMGDKEL; this comes from the coding sequence ATGAAAGTAATTCGTGTTAAAATGGCTGATCTTAATGTAGCTCAGTCTCCAGATATGTTGATAACTTCAGGACTTGGCTCCTGTGTGGGTGTTGTTTTGTATGATGAAGGAAAAAAGATAGGTGGTATGGCACATGTTATGCTGCCTGATAGTTCATCTATGAGAAATAAGACAAATCTGGCCAAATATGCAGATACTGCTATGGACTTATTGTTAGAAAAGCTATTAAAGATGGGTGCTGATAAGAAGCGTTTATGGGCAAAAATGGCGGGCGGTGCTCAAATGTTTCAGTTTAATTCTGAGAATGATTTAATGAAAATTGGAGCCCGCAATACAGAAGCTGTTAAAAAGAAACTTAAAGAATTTAATATTCCTTTAATTGCTGAAGATATAGGCGGTTCCCATGGACGAACAATGGAATTTTATACCGAAACCGGTAAGGTTATTATTAAATCAGTAAAAATGGGGGATAAAGAGTTATAA
- the rpsB gene encoding 30S ribosomal protein S2, whose product MSVVTMKQLLESGVHFGHQTRRWNPKMKPYIFTERNGIYIIDLQQTVKLVDVAYNFVRDLASQGKTILFVGTKKQAQETIKREAERCGMPYVNQRWLGGMLTNFQTIRKRVDRLEELERMAEDGTFDRLPKKEVARLTKERDKLLRFLGGIRNMKRLPDALFIADPRKEDIAVAEANKLGIPVIAIVDTNCDPDVVDYIIPGNDDAIRAVKLLTSVIADAVLEGKQGEQFNASAEDDEVVEAKDDNVEEVEE is encoded by the coding sequence GTGTCTGTTGTAACAATGAAACAGTTGCTGGAGTCTGGAGTACACTTTGGACACCAGACCAGAAGATGGAACCCTAAGATGAAGCCATATATCTTCACTGAGCGAAATGGTATCTACATCATCGATTTGCAGCAAACTGTAAAACTAGTTGATGTTGCATATAATTTTGTACGTGATCTGGCTTCTCAGGGTAAAACTATCCTTTTTGTTGGTACTAAAAAACAGGCTCAGGAGACCATCAAAAGGGAAGCTGAACGCTGTGGTATGCCATATGTTAACCAGAGATGGTTGGGTGGCATGCTGACTAACTTCCAAACTATCCGTAAGCGGGTAGACCGTCTTGAGGAATTGGAGCGAATGGCTGAAGACGGTACTTTTGATCGTCTTCCAAAGAAAGAAGTTGCCAGACTGACCAAAGAGCGTGACAAGCTTCTGCGGTTTTTGGGCGGAATCCGGAATATGAAGAGATTGCCAGATGCTCTCTTCATTGCTGATCCCCGGAAAGAGGATATTGCTGTTGCAGAAGCTAATAAGCTGGGGATTCCGGTAATCGCTATCGTTGACACTAACTGTGACCCTGATGTAGTTGATTATATTATTCCAGGTAACGATGATGCCATTCGGGCCGTTAAGTTGCTAACCAGTGTTATAGCTGATGCTGTCCTGGAAGGTAAACAGGGTGAACAGTTCAATGCTTCTGCTGAAGATGATGAAGTTGTTGAAGCTAAAGATGATAATGTAGAAGAGGTTGAGGAATAA
- the tsf gene encoding translation elongation factor Ts, translated as MAITMEMIKELRERTGAGILDCKKALTETDGDIEKAVEYLREKGMAAAAKKAGRIAAEGLVHSYIHLGGRIGVLVEVNCETDFVAKTDEFKELVNNIAMHIAAMKPEYVSREDVPEEVIAKEREILTAQARNEGKPEHIVEKMVEGRLEKFFAEKVLLDQPYIKDDSKTIKELVTENIARIGENIKIRRFVRYELGEGLEKREDNFVKEVMSYQK; from the coding sequence ATGGCAATTACTATGGAGATGATTAAAGAATTGCGCGAAAGAACAGGTGCCGGGATATTGGATTGTAAAAAAGCTTTAACCGAAACCGATGGAGATATTGAGAAAGCTGTTGAATATTTAAGAGAAAAAGGTATGGCTGCTGCAGCCAAGAAAGCTGGCCGGATTGCGGCTGAAGGTCTGGTTCATTCTTACATACATTTGGGTGGAAGAATTGGTGTTTTAGTAGAGGTTAACTGTGAAACAGACTTTGTTGCCAAGACTGATGAGTTCAAAGAACTGGTTAACAACATTGCTATGCATATTGCAGCAATGAAGCCAGAATACGTTAGTCGGGAGGATGTTCCTGAAGAGGTAATTGCTAAGGAGAGGGAGATTTTAACTGCTCAGGCTCGCAATGAAGGTAAACCTGAACATATTGTTGAGAAAATGGTTGAGGGCCGTCTAGAGAAGTTCTTTGCTGAAAAAGTTCTTTTAGACCAGCCTTATATTAAAGATGACAGTAAGACTATTAAAGAGCTGGTAACCGAAAATATTGCTAGAATTGGTGAAAACATTAAGATTCGTCGTTTTGTACGGTATGAACTTGGTGAGGGCTTAGAAAAGCGTGAAGATAACTTTGTTAAAGAAGTTATGTCCTATCAGAAGTAA
- the pyrH gene encoding UMP kinase, protein MPEFKRVILKLSGEALAGNRGYGIDPEFIAEIAREIKNIVEETKVEMAIVVGGGNIFRGIAGAAKGMDRGTADYMGMLATVINSLALQDAIEQEGLDTRVLTAIEMRQIAEPYIRRRAIRHLEKGRVVIFASGTGNPFFSTDTTAALRAAEIGADAILMAKNVDGVYDSDPEKNPNAVKFKELTYIEVLKRGLKVMDSTAISLCMDNKIPILVFGLKEIGNIKRAIMGEEVGTIVR, encoded by the coding sequence ATGCCGGAGTTTAAGCGCGTTATATTAAAACTCAGCGGAGAAGCTTTAGCTGGAAATCGTGGATATGGTATTGATCCTGAGTTCATTGCTGAAATAGCTCGCGAAATTAAGAATATAGTGGAAGAAACAAAAGTTGAAATGGCTATTGTTGTAGGTGGAGGTAATATATTTAGAGGTATTGCTGGAGCAGCAAAGGGAATGGATAGAGGTACTGCTGATTATATGGGAATGCTGGCGACAGTTATAAATTCATTGGCTTTACAGGATGCTATAGAACAGGAAGGTCTGGATACCCGGGTTTTAACTGCTATAGAGATGCGTCAGATTGCTGAACCTTATATTCGTAGAAGAGCTATTCGCCATTTAGAAAAAGGAAGGGTTGTTATCTTTGCTTCAGGTACTGGAAACCCTTTTTTCTCAACAGATACCACTGCAGCTTTAAGGGCAGCAGAAATAGGTGCTGATGCGATTTTGATGGCCAAAAATGTAGATGGTGTATATGATTCCGACCCGGAGAAAAATCCCAATGCTGTGAAATTTAAAGAGTTAACATATATAGAGGTTTTAAAGCGTGGTTTAAAAGTGATGGATTCAACTGCTATTTCTTTATGTATGGATAATAAGATACCTATACTTGTATTTGGTTTAAAAGAAATTGGTAATATTAAGCGTGCAATTATGGGTGAAGAAGTAGGAACAATTGTACGCTAA
- the frr gene encoding ribosome recycling factor, translating into MITQVLKETEEKMKKVIEATKREFATIRTGRARPSLVENIKVEYYGTLTPLNQMAQISAPEPRLLTIRPWDKTAISAIEKAIIASDLGLTPNTDGEVIRLNIPQLTEERRKELVKVVRKKAEEERIVIRNLRREANEQLKKLKEDGEISEDEMYRGLDDVQELTDKYIEKIDKLLEEKEAEIMEI; encoded by the coding sequence ATGATAACGCAGGTTTTAAAAGAAACCGAAGAGAAGATGAAAAAGGTTATTGAGGCTACCAAACGGGAGTTTGCCACTATCCGTACCGGGCGTGCCAGACCATCTTTAGTGGAGAATATTAAAGTTGAATATTATGGAACACTAACTCCCTTAAATCAGATGGCTCAAATTAGTGCACCTGAACCAAGATTATTGACTATTAGACCGTGGGATAAAACTGCCATTAGTGCCATTGAAAAAGCTATTATAGCATCTGATCTGGGATTAACTCCAAATACCGATGGCGAGGTTATTCGTTTAAATATTCCACAATTGACTGAAGAACGGCGCAAAGAATTGGTTAAAGTTGTTAGAAAGAAAGCTGAAGAAGAGCGGATTGTTATTCGAAACCTGCGGCGTGAAGCTAATGAACAGTTGAAGAAGCTTAAGGAAGATGGCGAAATTTCTGAAGATGAGATGTACCGCGGTTTAGATGATGTTCAGGAATTAACAGATAAGTATATAGAAAAAATTGATAAACTTTTAGAAGAAAAAGAAGCAGAGATTATGGAAATCTAG
- a CDS encoding isoprenyl transferase, translating into MFKNLFSWSKRVKKLDPDKIPEHVAIIMDGNGRWAQKRGLPRTAGHQKGVQTLKEICYACGELGIKYLTVYAFSTENWYRPTSEVNFLMELFKKAMRNEIGELEENNVRVRILGRRQGVDPDILAEIDRVEERTCKNDGLILSICFNYGGRAEIVDAVKKILSKYHFHESIDEEYFKEFLYTHGLPDVELLIRTGGEQRLSNFLLYQSAYAELVFTNVFWPDFTKKDLVDAIYEFQNRERRFGRIGKV; encoded by the coding sequence ATGTTTAAAAATTTGTTTAGTTGGAGCAAAAGAGTTAAAAAATTAGATCCTGACAAAATTCCAGAGCATGTAGCAATTATTATGGACGGTAATGGCCGCTGGGCTCAGAAGCGGGGACTACCGAGAACTGCCGGTCATCAAAAGGGAGTTCAGACCTTAAAAGAAATTTGTTACGCCTGTGGTGAGTTGGGAATAAAATATTTAACCGTTTACGCATTTTCTACTGAGAATTGGTATAGACCAACATCAGAAGTTAATTTTTTGATGGAACTTTTTAAAAAAGCTATGCGTAATGAAATTGGGGAGTTGGAAGAGAATAATGTCCGGGTACGGATTCTTGGACGACGACAGGGGGTTGACCCTGATATTCTTGCCGAAATAGATCGAGTAGAAGAGCGAACCTGTAAAAATGATGGTCTAATATTAAGTATTTGTTTTAATTATGGTGGACGTGCTGAGATTGTTGATGCGGTTAAGAAAATACTTTCAAAATATCATTTTCATGAGTCCATTGATGAAGAATATTTTAAAGAGTTTCTTTATACCCACGGTTTACCAGATGTAGAATTATTGATCCGTACCGGTGGTGAACAAAGATTAAGTAATTTTTTGTTATATCAGTCGGCATATGCTGAATTGGTTTTTACCAATGTTTTCTGGCCTGATTTTACTAAAAAAGACTTGGTCGATGCTATTTATGAATTTCAAAATAGAGAACGGAGATTTGGACGAATTGGGAAGGTGTGA